The Variovorax sp. S12S4 genome includes the window TTGGGCGGCTGCAGGTTCATGTCGACCAGCCGCACGGCGGGCAGCTCGCCGGCGCCGATGCGCGAGGGCATGGCCAACCGCACGTAGCGCCCGCCCGGGTCTTCGCCCTCGGCGGGGCGGCTCTGGTGCCAGCTCTCGAGCGACGGCGTGGCCGAACCGAGGATGACTTTCGCGCCCTCGCGCTGGCCGCGCCACACGGCGAGGTCGCGCGCCGAATACCGTGCGCCTTCCTGCTGCTTGTAGCTGGGGTCGTGCTCTTCGTCGACCACGATGAGCCTGAGCCCCGGCATCGACGCGAACACCGCCATGCGCGTGCCCAGCACGATGCGCGCGGCCCCGCTGTGCGCCGCAAGCCAGCTTGCGAGCCGCTGCGGGTTGGTCATGCCGCTGTGCAGCGACACCACCGCGTCGTCCCCGAAGCGTGCCTTGAAGCGGGCTTCGAGCTGCGGCGTGAGGTTGATCTCGGGCACCATCACCAGCGCCTGCGCGCCGGCGTCGCGCGCGAGCAGGTCGGCCACGCAGCGCAGGTACACCTCGGTCTTGCCGCTGCCGGTGCTGCCAACCAGCAGGAAGGTGCCTGTCTCGGCCTCGATGCGCGCGAGGGCTGCGGTTTGCTCCGGGCTGAGCGCGATCAGGTTGGCGGCTTCGGCGGTCTCGGCCACCGGCCCGGTGGTGGTCTTGCGCTTGAGGCGGCGTGCCAGTTGCGTGCCGGTCAGGTCGCGCAACTGCGGCGGCAGGGCCGCGAGCGCGATCTCGCCGATCGAGCGCTGGTAGTACCGCGCGGCAAAGGCGACGAGATCGCGCCAGGCTTCGCCGAGCGGCGCGAGCGCATCGAGCGCCGCACCCACGGGCTTGAGCGCCATGTCGGGCTCGGCGCCCTCCAGCGAGCTGGGGTCGTTCCAGACCACGCCCAGCACTTCGCGCCGGCCCAGCGGCACCCGTGCCAGCGTGCCGGGGGCGAGCGGCGCCGCGCTGGCGTAGCTCAGCAGATCGCCAAGCGCCGCGTGCGCCGGCGTTTGAACGGCGATGTCGAGCCGCCAAGCCATCGCGGCGGGCGTGTTCGCCGGCGCTGCCGGGGTTTCCGGGGCAGGGCTGCTGGCGGTGGAAATGGGCGTCTCTGTTGGCAAGGTTTGTTAATGCGACTTTGAGCAAAATCACTTAAGTCGTTGATTTTCCTGTGCTTTGAAGCTCATCCAGAGATTCTGTGGATAACTTTGTTGACAACAGGGCTCGACACGCCGCGGAGCCTTGAAAATCAAGCGTCTGACTGGATTGCCCTCAAAAAAGCAAAGTTCAAATCCTATATAAATCAACCACTTACGCACGCTACTTGTTTAGGAGCAAAGAGGGGCCCGCCTCAGATAATCTTGCGCAGTGCAGCACGTGTTTTGTGCATAAGTCGGGCCTCCTACACCGTTTTTACGCTTGACAAACGGCTGCGAACTGCTTTTCAGGGAAAACCAGTTCGCCGACGCGCGCAGGCCCGTCGGGTAACAGTTTCAACCGCGCAGCGCGCGGGATTGTGCGTGCACCGCCTGCACCAGCGCTGCCACGTGGTCCGGCGGGGTGAACTGGCTGATGCCGTGGCCCAGGTTGAAGATGTGGGTCGGCCCCTTGGCCGAGCCGGCGTGCGGCTTGCCGAAGGCCTGGAGCACCTTGGCCACCTCGGCCTCGATCTGCGCCGGGGGCGCGAACAGCACGTTGGGGTCGATGTTGCCCTGCAGGGCCTTGGCCTTGTCGTCATTGCCTTCGCCGACCAGGCGGCGCGCGGACGCAAGGCTCACGGTCCAGTCGACGCCGAGCACTTCGCAGTCGAGCTCGCGCATGGCTTCGAGCCACAAGCCGCCGCCCTTGGTGAACACGATGCGCGGCACGGGCTGCCCATCGGCGCCATTGCGCTTCAGGCCGGCCAGCACGCGTGCGGTGTAGGCAAGGCTGAATTCCTGGAATGCGCCATCGGCGAGCACGCCGCCCCAGCTGTCGAACACCATCACGGCCTGCGCGCCGGCGTCGATCTGCGCATTGAGGTAGGTGGCCACGGAGTCGGCGTTGACCGCGAGCAGGCGGTGCATGAGGTCGGGGCGGCTGTAGAGCATGCTCTTCACGAGCCGGTAGTCGCTGGAGCCTGCGCCCTCGACCATGTAGCAGGCGAGGGTCCAGGGGCTGCCCGAAAAGCCGATGAGGGGCACGCGGCCATCGAGGGCCTTGCGGATCGACGCCACGGCATCGAACACGTAGCGCAGCTTGGCCATGTCGGGCACTTCAAGCGCGGCAACGGCGGCCTCGTCGCGCACAGGCCGTGCAAAGCGCGGGCCTTCGCCGGCCTCGAACGAAAGGCCAAGGCCCATGGCGTCGGGCACGGTGAGGATGTCGG containing:
- the hemE gene encoding uroporphyrinogen decarboxylase codes for the protein MPFAPLQNDTFLRACWRQATDHTPVWLMRQAGRYLPEYVATRAKAGSFMGLATNTDYATEVTLQPLERYPLDAAILFSDILTVPDAMGLGLSFEAGEGPRFARPVRDEAAVAALEVPDMAKLRYVFDAVASIRKALDGRVPLIGFSGSPWTLACYMVEGAGSSDYRLVKSMLYSRPDLMHRLLAVNADSVATYLNAQIDAGAQAVMVFDSWGGVLADGAFQEFSLAYTARVLAGLKRNGADGQPVPRIVFTKGGGLWLEAMRELDCEVLGVDWTVSLASARRLVGEGNDDKAKALQGNIDPNVLFAPPAQIEAEVAKVLQAFGKPHAGSAKGPTHIFNLGHGISQFTPPDHVAALVQAVHAQSRALRG